In the Setaria italica strain Yugu1 chromosome VI, Setaria_italica_v2.0, whole genome shotgun sequence genome, one interval contains:
- the LOC101754518 gene encoding uncharacterized protein LOC101754518: protein MYQGKSIDDKFSKLHPSLPVDTRIGIVGAGPSGLSTAYALAKLGYRNVTVFEKCQNVSGMCESIDIEGRTYDLGGQVIAANSAPVITHLAKELGSEFEEMDSHKLALIDSQTGNIRDLEVAEDYVSMVSLTLKLQDEANRSGRVGIHAVSGLASDPTLEFLKKHGLNSVPKSVAYGYTASGYGFVQDMPYAFIQEFTRTSMAGKIRRFKHGYMSLWEKLSKSLPFEVLCGTEVLRVKRDSCGASVLIKKNNDEIEVREFDKIILSGAIAFKNCKTYRSSSLTDGENEVVELNDFERELFSKVQTIDYYTTVVKIEGFENMPKGFYYFGEYMEDPTTLGHPVAMQRFFADTDIFLFWSYGNSADIKGSYVAKCVTDVVISMGGTVQKVLLQRRFKYFPHVSSEDMKNGFYERVESELQGFQNTYYVGGLLAFELTERNALYSISTVCKHFAIDSDLPTIPYVKRLFPLSIRNPSPPRDIGELEGVEFPDLPSLDGYLEYWGTHKVTAKKVIYTWINEEGKIVNRRTYQELHDNASHIAYRLLTSTKPIIKPGDRVLLIHLPGLEFVDAFFGCIRAGVIPVPVLPPDPMQRGGQALLKVENISKACNAVAILSTSSYHAAVRAGYVKNIVTLAKSAQKCSAQWPDLPWIHTDSWIKNYRRSPDSYNSESAESMITKPQPSELCFLQFTSGSTGDAKGVMITHGGLIHNVKMMKKRYRSTSKTVLISWLPQYHDMGLIGGLFTALVSGGTSILFSPMTFIRNPLLWLQTINDYHGTHSAGPNFAFELVIRRLEAEKNKIYDLSSMIFIMIAAEPVRQKTIKRFIELTQPFGFSEGVLAPGYGLAENCVYVSCAFGEGKPIFIDWQGRVCCGYVDPDDPDITIKIVDADSLTEHEEDGAEGEIWISSPSSGVGYWSNKEISQKTFCNQLKNYPSKNFTRTGDLGRIINGKLFITGRIKDLIIVAGRNIYSADVEKTVEGSSDVLRPGCCAVVGVPEEVLTQKGISIPDSSDQVGLVVIAEVREGKAVSEEIADNIKTRVAEEHGVTIASVKLIKPRTLSKTTSGKIRRFECMKQFVDNTLSLANSNHISKKKSLFRSLTTGTGMEIRRSSLKQTVDPLVLPQPRRKVKNLMEIIEFLTQLVSDQAGIPKEKISPTNSLPSYGFDSIAVVRAAQKLSDFLGTPVGAIDIFTASCISELANFLENLVHKSQPQLAPQPRGKVKTSKEIIEFLKQIVSDKTGIPKDKISPTDSLPSYGFDSITVVRTAQKLSDFLGIPVGAIDIFTASCIAELASFLENLVHKSQPQMEPDVSCSAEDENLETIDASTSDLSVFAIGTLQILALTYVCFILLLPAYFASSMYMAMLSLVSMVKLSLLTYLSSLVLAPIAWICYALFTSLSLSILGKSFLQPNYVLTPGVSIWSVDFVKWWALNKAQSLAAKMLAVHLKGTIFLNYWFKMQGARIGSSVVIDTVDITDPSLLAVADGAVVAEGVLILGHEVRNEVLSFRHVKIGQNASIGPYAVLQKGTVVHNGAVVPPLHKTEQGKSAYLASKTSAYMKEEVRTANMALEHLVSIYAIGFLGALSSATVFMLYNHFSGATVSLQHFSFACIAGAFHWLPAVIAAYAVIVRETTTSPVSFALLTAFAYLSYGIILSLLTSITNKALATRSGAKKDMASLIQRRITIAAHLRFAKMLSGTEAFCMYLRLLGAKIGRHCSIRAINPVANPELISIGDGVHLGDFCNIVPGFYSKGFTSAEIKVQDNTVVGSGSLLLPGSVLQENVILGAVSVAPQGSVLQRGGVYVGAQSLTLVKNTLHTEDERIEEMDPLYKKIVGNLAANLAITTMNVKSRYFHRIGVSGRGVLKMYQDIPSLPKHKIFGAGKSFPVIVRHSNSLSADDDARLDARGAAVRILTDDGEVPLLDLTLKSGKAFYARTIADFTTWLVCGLAAREEQVKQAPHIRDAVWGSLRNTDSYTVLHYYSNICRLLRFEDGKEMYAKFKLRPVDKDVSEDSGQVVPRGILPPETGAIPRAEDDTRPLLFLADDFRRKVGSPDGVRYVFQLQLRDVPADSAARDVALDCTRPWDEAEFPYIEVGEINLASNVPTEETEKLEFNPFLRCPEVDVIPATSCTQSASIDHGRSLVYEICQRLRNGEPLPASWRAFLEQSDTKIDLSGCPVIAATRSSSNLSHGTKVTLARTWYQAVWATLCQPLLQTLVPYFTMGLVIFSPLRALLAASTATGTPLYWTLPIFWVTSGAAAMAACAAAKGALVGRRAEGDTVHIWSPAVFLDTVWQAVRTAAGEYFAELTPGSVPFAVWMRAMGASVAAADGVYVDSMGALLNPEMVRLERGASVGRDALLFGHVYEGEGGEVKFGAVHIGEDGFVGSRAVAMPGVRVDDGGCLGALGLAMKEEIVRNRM, encoded by the exons ATGTATCAAGGAAAATCAATAGATGATAAATTCAGCAAGTTGCATCCAAGTTTACCAGTAGACACTAGAATTGGCATAGTTGGAGCAGGGCCAAGTGGCTTATCAACAGCATATGCACTAGCTAAGCTAGGGTATCGCAATGTAACCGTGTTTGAGAAATGCCAGAATGTTTCAGGGATGTGCGAGTCCATTGACATCGAAG GAAGGACTTATGATCTGGGAGGACAAGTTATAGCAGCAAACAGTGCCCCTGTTATAACTCACCTGGCAAAGGAACTAGGTTCTGAATTTGAAGAGATGGATTCGCACAAGCTTGCTCTGATTGACAGCCAAACAGGAAATATTAGAGATCTTGAAGTGGCTGAGGACTATGTATCCATGGTATCCCTAACGCTAAAATTACAG GATGAGGCAAATAGGTCAGGACGAGTGGGAATTCATGCTGTCAGTGGATTGGCCTCTGATCCAACTCTTGAGTTTTTGAAGAAACATGGGTTAAATTCAGTGCCAAAATCTGTAGCATATGGTTACACTGCTTCTGGCTATGGTTTTGTTCAAGACATGCCCTATGCTTTCATACAGGAGTTTACTAGAACCTCTATGGCTGGCAAGATCCGGCGTTTTAAGCATGGTTACATGAGTTTGTGGGAGAAACTCAGTAAGTCATTACCATTTGAAGTTCTATGTGGCACGGAGGTTCTGAGAGTCAAGCGTGACAGCTGCGGCGCAAGTGTACTtatcaagaaaaacaatgatgAAATAGAAGTTAGGGAATTCGACAAAATCATATTGTCAGGTGCTATTGCTTTCAAGAATTGTAAAACATATCGATCTTCGAGTCTGACAG ATGGAGAAAATGAAGTGGTAGAATTGAATGATTTTGAAAGAGAACTATTCAGTAAGGTACAGACAATTGACTACTATACTACTGTTGTTAAGATTGAAGGATTTGAGAACATGCCAAAGGGATTTTACTACTTTGGAGAATACATGGAGGATCCAACAACACTAGGGCATCCAGTGGCAATGCAAAGATTTTTTGCTGACACAGATATTTTCTTGTTTTGGTCTTATGGGAATTCGGCAGACATCAAAGGGTCATATGTGGCTAAATGTGTAACTGATGTCGTGATTTCTATGGGGGGAACTGTGCAAAAAGTTCTTTTACAGCGGCGATTCAAGTATTTCCCTCATGTCAGCAGTGAAG ACATGAAAAATGGATTCTACGAAAGGGTGGAGTCTGAGTTGCAAGGCTTTCAGAACACTTACTATGTTGGAGGTCTGCTGGCATTTGAGCTAACTGAAAGAAATGCGTTATACTCCATTTCAACTGTTTGTAAACACTTTGCCATTGACAGTGATCTACCGACGATTCCCTATGTTAAG AGATTGTTTCCTCTGTCCATAAGAAATCCTTCACctcctagagatattggtgagCTTGAAGGAGTTGAATTCCCCGATCTTCCATCCCTGGATGGATATTTGGAATACTGGGGAACTCATAAAGTCACGGCAAAGAAGGTTATCTACACTTGGATCAACGAAGAAGGGAAGATCGTGAATCGTAGAACCTACCAGGAGCTTCATGATAATGCATCTCACATTGCATATAGACTATTGACAAGCACGAAGCCTATTATCAAGCCTGGTGACAGAGTTCTCCTTATTCATCTACCTGGTTTGGAGTTTGTTGATGCATTCTTTGGGTGCATCAGAGCAGGAGTTATACCAGTCCCAGTTTTGCCCCCTGATCCAATGCAAAGGGGTGGGCAAGCGCTTCTCAAAGTTGAGAATATCTCTAAGGCATGCAATGCTGTGGCAATTCTATCCACCTCTTCATACCATGCTGCTGTACGCGCAGGCTATGTCAAGAATATTGTCACTCTAGCAAAGAGTGCTCAGAAATGCTCAGCTCAGTGGCCTGACCTCCCCTGGATTCACACTGACTCATGGATAAAGAACTATCGACGAAGTCCAGACAGCTACAACTCAGAAAGTGCTGAATCTATGATTACCAAGCCCCAGCCAAGTGAACTATGCTTTCTACAATTCACGTCGGGTTCCACTGGTGATGCCAAGGGTGTGATGATAACACATGGTGGGCTAATCCACAAtgtgaagatgatgaagaagcgaTATAGAAGTACCTCAAAAACTGTCCTTATCAGTTGGCTTCCACAGTACCATGACATGGGTCTAATAGGGGGTCTTTTCACTGCACTTGTAAGTGGAGGAACTTCCATTCTATTTTCACCAATGACGTTTATCAGAAACCCCCTCCTGTGGCTgcaaacaataaatgactaccatGGAACACACAGTGCAGGTCCAAATTTTGCATTTGAACTAGTGATAAGACGGCTTGAGGCCGAGAAGAACAAAATTTATGACCTCTCTTCCATGATCTTCATCATGATTGCAGCAGAGCCAGTAAGGCAAAAAACTATTAAAAGGTTCATAGAGTTGACTCAACCTTTCGGCTTTTCTGAAGGTGTACTTGCTCCTGGATATGGCCTGGCTGAAAACTGTGTCTATGTTAGCTGTGCCTTTGGTGAAGGCAAGCCCATTTTCATAGATTGGCAAGGAAGAGTTTGTTGTGGGTATGTTGATCCAGATGATCCAGATATTACCATCAAAATTGTTGATGCAGACTCTTTGACAGAGCATGAGGAGGATGGTGCTGAGGGTGAGATATGGATCAGCAGTCCTAGTTCTGGCGTTGGTTATTGGAGCAATAAGGAAATAAGCCAGAAAACCTTTTGCAATCAGCTCAAGAATTACCCTAGCAAAAATTTCACAAGAACTGGTGATTTAGGAAGGATAATCAATGGTAAACTTTTTATTACAGGAAGGATCAAAGATCTTATCATTGTTGCTGGTAGAAATATTTATTCTGCAGATGTAGAGAAGACAGTGGAAGGTTCTTCTGATGTTCTTCGACCGGGCTGTTGTGCTGTTGTTGGTGTTCCCGAGGAAGTTTTAACCCAGAAAGGCATCTCAATTCCTGATTCTTCTGATCAGGTTGGACTTGTTGTGATCGCTGAGGTTAGGGAGGGTAAAGCAGTCTCTGAAGAGATCGCAGACAACATCAAAACACGTGTAGCGGAAGAGCATGGTGTAACTATTGCATCTGTCAAGCTTATCAAGCCTAGAACTTTATCCAAGACAACATCCGGGAAAATACGGAGATTCGAATGCATGAAGCAGTTTGTTGATAATACTCTTAGCCTGGCAAATAGTAACCATATATCTAAGAAGAAATCTCTTTTTCGGTCTCTCACTACAGGAACTGGCATGGAAATCAGGAGGTCCTCCTTGAAGCAGACTGTTGATCCCCTCGTTCTCCCTCAGCCCAGAAGAAAAGTGAAAAACTTAATGGAAATTATTGAGTTTTTAACGCAGTTAGTATCAGATCAAGCAGGTATTCCAAAGGAAAAAATTTCCCCAACTAACAGCCTACCTTCTTATGGATTTGACTCAATTGCAGTGGTCCGAGCAGCACAAAAGCTCTCAGATTTTCTTGGCACACCTGTTGGAGCAATTGACATCTTTACTGCAAGCTGCATTTCAGAGCTTGCTAACTTCTTGGAGAATCTAGTGCATAAATCACAACCACAGCTGGCACCTCAGCCCAGAGGCAAAGTGAAAACGTCCAAGGAGATTATTGAGTTTCTAAAACAGATAGTATCAGATAAAACAGGCATTCCAAAGGACAAAATTTCTCCAACTGATAGTCTACCTTCTTATGGTTTTGATTCAATCACAGTGGTCCGAACAGCCCAGAAACTCTCAGATTTTCTTGGTATTCCAGTTGGAGCCATTGACATCTTTACAGCAAGCTGTATTGCTGAGCTTGCTAGCTTCTTGGAGAATTTGGTGCACAAGTCACAACCACAGATGGAACCTGATGTATCTTGCTCTGCTGAGGATGAGAATCTAGAGACTATAGATGCTAGTACTTCAGATCTCAGTGTCTTTGCTATTGGGACCCTCCAGATCCTGGCTCTTACTTATGTCTGCTTTATCCTGTTACTCCCAGCATATTTTGCTAGTTCGATGTACATGGCCATGCTATCTTTGGTCAGTATGGTGAAATTGTCACTGCTGACCTATCTTAGTTCTTTGGTCCTGGCACCTATTGCATGGATATGCTATGCCTTGTTCACGTCATTATCCCTATCTATCTTGGGGAAGTCATTCCTTCAGCCAAATTATGTTCTAACCCCTGGTGTTTCGATATGGTCAGTTGATTTCGTGAAATGGTGGGCACTAAACAAGGCACAATCATTAGCAGCAAAGATGCTAGCTGTGCATCTAAAGGGTACAATATTCTTGAATTACTGGTTCAAGATGCAAGGAGCTCGGATTGGGTCATCTGTTGTCATTGACACAGTAGACATCACGGACCCATCCTTACTAGCAGTCGCAGATGGTGCAGTGGTCGCAGAAGGTGTTCTCATTCTGGGCCATGAAGTCCGTAATGAAGTGCTGAGTTTTAGGCATGTCAAGATTGGACAAAATGCATCAATTGGCCCTTATGCAGTCCTCCAGAAGGGCACTGTTGTGCACAATGGTGCTGTGGTTCCACCATTGCACAAGACCGAACAAGGGAAATCGGCATATCTGGCTAGCAAAACTTCTGCATACATGAAG GAAGAAGTAAGGACAGCAAACATGGCACTTGAACACCTTGTTAGCATCTATGCGATAGGCTTCCTGGGTGCTCTGTCAAGTGCAACAGTCTTCATGTTGTACAACCACTTCTCTGGTGCAACGGTTTCACTTCAGCACTTCTCCTTTGCATGTATTGCTGGTGCCTTCCACTGGTTACCCGCTGTCATTGCCGCTTATGCTGTGATTGTCCGGGAGACGACCACGAGCCCAGTGTCATTTGCCCTCCTCACCGCCTTCGCATACTTGAGCTATGGGATCATCCTCAGTCTTCTCACCAGTATCACCAACAAAGCTCTTGCTACAAGGTCAGGGGCCAAGAAGGATATGGCAAGTTTGATCCAGCGGCGCATAACCATCGCTGCACACCTCAGATTTGCAAAGATGCTATCCGGAACAGAAGCCTTCTGCATGTACTTGAGGCTTCTCGGAGCAAAGATTGGCAGGCATTGCTCTATCCGAGCCATCAATCCGGTGGCAAATCCTGAGCTGATCAGCATCGGTGATGGGGTCCATCTAGGCGATTTCTGCAATATCGTTCCAGGGTTCTACTCAAAAGGGTTTACCAGTGCGGAGATAAAGGTCCAGGACAACACTGTGGTTGGCAGTGGCAGCTTGCTCCTCCCTGGCTCAGTCCTCCAAGAGAATGTCATCCTGGGAGCAGTCTCCGTCGCACCGCAGGGTTCAGTTCTCCAGCGAGGCGGCGTCTATGTCGGAGCACAGTCTCTGACCTTGGTGAAGAACACCTTGCACACAGAAGATGAGCGGATTGAAGAGATGGACCCGTTGTACAAGAAGATTGTCGGGAACCTTGCAGCGAACCTGGCCATCACTACCATGAACGTCAAGTCAAGATACTTCCACCGCATCGGCGTCAGCGGGCGGGGTGTTCTGAAGATGTACCAAGATATACCTTCACTGCCCAAGCACAAGATATTTGGCGCCGGCAAGTCTTTCCCGGTGATCGTCCGGCACAGCAACAGCCTCAGCGCAGACGACGATGCAAGGCTCGACGCGCGTGGCGCGGCAGTGCGGATCCTCACGGACGATGGCGAGGTGCCTCTTCTCGACCTTACCCTGAAGAGTGGCAAGGCGTTCTACGCGCGCACCATCGCTGACTTCACCACCTGGCTCGTCTGTGGCCTGGCGGCGAGGGAAGAGCAAGTGAAGCAAGCGCCACACATCCGCGACGCCGTCTGGGGATCCCTCCGGAACACCGACTCGTACACCGTGCTGCATTACTACTCCAACATATGCCGGCTGCTGCGGTTCGAGGACGGCAAGGAGATGTACGCAAAGTTCAAGCTCCGCCCAGTGGACAAAGACGTATCGGAGGACTCCGGCCAAGTGGTCCCCCGGGGCATCTTGCCGCCGGAGACCGGCGCCATCCCAAGGGCTGAGGACGACACGCGCCCGTTGCTCTTCCTCGCCGACGACTTCCGTCGCAAGGTGGGGTCTCCCGATGGGGTGCGCTACGTCTTCCAGCTGCAGCTCAGGGATGTCCCTGCCGACAGCGCCGCCCGGGACGTCGCCCTCGACTGCACACGGCCATGGGACGAGGCCGAGTTCCCGTACATCGAGGTCGGGGAGATAAACCTCGCCAGCAATGTCCCGACGGAGGAGACGGAGAAGCTCGAGTTCAACCCGTTCCTGCGGTGCCCGGAGGTGGACGTGATCCCGGCGACGTCCTGCACGCAGAGCGCGTCCATCGACCATGGCCGCTCGCTGGTCTACGAGATCTGCCAACGCCTGCGGAATGGTGAGCCGCTGCCGGCGTCATGGCGGGCGTTCCTGGAGCAGTCGGACACCAAGATCGACTTGTCAGGGTGCCCGGTCATCGCGGCGACGCGGTCAAGCTCGAACCTCAGCCATGGCACCAAGGTGACGCTGGCTAGGACATGG